In Thermococcus profundus, the genomic stretch CTAAAGCCCGCGCTTCTTGGGGCTGGTCTCTCTGGCCTCGGGAGTGCACTCATCAGCGGAACGATGGTACCCTGGCTCTACGACGCCCTCGGCGACAGAAAGGCTGTCAAGGAAGTTCTAGGGAGGATAAAGGAGCTATCCGGCCCGGTGAGGTTCATCGGTGGCTTCCTCAGTGGTTACCTTGCGTCATTTGCTCCCAACGTTCCAGTGCTGACAGCGGGACTGCTTTCAATTACGTCGGCGGTTCTAGCTGTCCTCCTGCTTCCAGATAACAGGGGCAAAGTTGAGCTTGGCTACTTAGGGATCCTGAGAAACGGACTCAGCGAGGTACTTCGAAACCGGGCCCTTCACCTTCTCCTGGCGTCATCATTCCTCCTCAGCTTCACGGCCAGAGCGTTCTTTACTTTCTGGATGATCCTTCTCGAAAAGAGGGGGCTCCCAACCAAGTACATCGGGCCCCTGTTCGCCTTAATGCTCCTCTCGACCTCGGTCGGTGCGGTTGCCTCAAGAAGGCTTGAAGCAACGCCCAGTGTTCTGGGGGCACTGACGGCCCTTCTCGGCGCAGAGATCCTGCTCTTAGGCATCTCTTCCAATCTGTGGGCCGGTATCGCACTGCTCTTCGCGGTGGAAGTTACGCTGGGAGCCAGAGGGCCATTAATGTCAGTGCTCAGAAACGACTTTATCCCAAGTGGGACTCGCTCTACAGTGAACTCAACACTGAGTACCACAGCAAGCGCTTTCATGGCAATTGCGAACTTTGTGGTTGGGAGTCTCGCCGAAAGTTTCACTCTTGGATGGGCATACGTTTTGGCCGGCCTCCTCGGCCTACTTTCTGCCTTCCCCATCTTGGGATTAACCTTTTTAAAAGCCCCTGACGAAGGGGAGAACATCCATGAAAAACAACGGAGGATGATATAATGTTGCCTAAAACCTACGACCCCAACGAGATTGAGCCCAAGTGGCAGAAGTTCTGGCTCGACGAGAAGGTGTATAAATACGAGCTCGATGAAAAGAGGCCGAGCTACGCGATAGACACCCCGCCCCCGTTCACGAGCGGAACGCTCCACCTCGGCCACGTGCTCAGCCACACCTGGATCGACATCATAGCCAGGTATAAGAGAATGACCGGCTACAACGTGCTCTTCCCGCAGGGCTTCGACAACCACGGGCTTCCAACGGAGCTGAAGGTCGAGAAGGAGTTCGGTATAAGCAAGGACCAGCCGGAGAAGTTCCTCCAGAAGTGTATCGAGTGGACGTGGCAGGCCATCGAAGCGATGAGAAACCAGTTCATCCGCATAGGATATTCTGCCGACTGGGAGCTGGAATATCACACTATGGACGACTGGTATAAAGCAGCTGTGCAGAAGTCGCTCATCGAGTTCTACAAGAAGGGGATGCTCTACCGCGATGAGCACCCGGTTTACTGGTGCCCGCGCTGCAGGACGAGTCTCGCCAAAGCCGAGGTCGGCTACGTTGAGGAGGAGGGCTTCCTCTACTACATCAAGCTCCCGCTGGCAGACGGTTCCGGTCACGTTCCGATAGCCACCACCAGGCCCGAACTCATGCCTGCCTGTGTTGCCGTGTTTGTGCACCCCGATGACGAGCGCTACAAGGACGTGGTTGGCAAGAAGGTGAAGCTCCCGATATTCGAGAGGGAAGTCCCGGTTATAGCCGATGCAGACGT encodes the following:
- a CDS encoding MFS transporter, translated to MSSLSSATLGPYLSLWLKAIGLSFSEIGLVQSVSELTQLLTDFPTGGFADRYGRVKTYSAGSILFGLGLTTIALSDGLKPALLGAGLSGLGSALISGTMVPWLYDALGDRKAVKEVLGRIKELSGPVRFIGGFLSGYLASFAPNVPVLTAGLLSITSAVLAVLLLPDNRGKVELGYLGILRNGLSEVLRNRALHLLLASSFLLSFTARAFFTFWMILLEKRGLPTKYIGPLFALMLLSTSVGAVASRRLEATPSVLGALTALLGAEILLLGISSNLWAGIALLFAVEVTLGARGPLMSVLRNDFIPSGTRSTVNSTLSTTASAFMAIANFVVGSLAESFTLGWAYVLAGLLGLLSAFPILGLTFLKAPDEGENIHEKQRRMI